Part of the Vigna unguiculata cultivar IT97K-499-35 chromosome 3, ASM411807v1, whole genome shotgun sequence genome, AAAGGTGTGATTTTCATCAAGGGAAAACTTTCTTATATAGTCTTTAGTTTTCATATTCAAGAACAATCTTCCAACTCTGAAGAAAGATAATGTTTTGATGAGGTTTTCAAGATACTAATGAATTTTCAAGTCTAGATTAAGCCatctttgtttttgtgtttatgTACATCGGACAAGGTGCTTATTTGGACTTTGGATCATAGCACGCAatacttaaactaaactaaaaagAGCAAAAcgtttttgaaaatttagattttatgaaaaacaaaaactagaTTTTTAATCGATTacataatttgttaaatttttcttcaaaatagtATAATCAATTATGCATTGGAATAACCGATTATTTGTGACTACATGTTTTTTAGCTTTTTTAATTGCAGTTATATAATCAAttactaatcaattttattagGCTTGGGCATTTAATGAGGAGTGTGTATAATTTGTTATTACTTAGAGACATTGCAATTTGTTCAGAAAATCGGTTAGAATAATTGATTAccatataatataattgattatatgcATCAGTTTTCAACTTGAAAAATAGGTTTTATGGtctttataaaatgaaaacaagtgttttcttttaacaaatttgataagCAATCTAAGAAGTGAAATACAAACATTTTTTCTAAGATCAATACACCTTTTCAAAGTGTTCTAAAGATTTGAGAGCTAAAGTGTTGTGTTGTGATCAAAGGTTTCCAAAGTGCTTCTACTATGGTGATCTCTTTTCAATTGTATTTTATGGATTGTTTCTAGGTTCGTTATGTGTTTTGTGAGTGTTGTGATAGAGTTTATTTGGCTTAGCATCTTGTGGATAGTCAAAGAATGGATAAATACCAAAATTCTCTTGAAGGGAGTCAAAAGTGAATAGGGTATAAAATCTCTTTGAATCAGTATAAAATTGAGGTTGATATCCTCTAGTGAGTGTTGTAATTGCCGAGTACATTTTACAAACTCTTGTTGTTGATAATGAAACCAATATTTCCTCTAACAAAAGGTGAGATTGGACATAGGATCAAATGGTGATCTGAACGAATATAAACTCTTGTATTTTTTGCTTTTCTCTTTATCATCTTTTAttggttttcttaatctttATCAATTGTCTTGAAGTGAAAgtgaattctaattttttataatttgagatAAGTTTTTGAAACTAAGTTTTTAATAGAAACCTTTTTTAAGCTAATTCACCCACACCCTCTATTTCTTTAATCAAAACCTACCCCTTTTCCCAATATTTAGGTGCCTCACATACCTATTCTAAAAGGGAATTTGGGactttttttaacatataagtGCATTTAGGATTTCTTATTCTACCAAAAGTAGCCTATTGTAACACATGTCTTTTCAAGATTTTTTCCCTCAATTTCTTTCTTGATTTAAGACTTCATTTTCCAGCTTTCATCAGACCTTAATGGACCAATTGATAGATCTCTAAAGTGTTGGTTAAGACTCTTTATAaacctaaaaaatataagaCATGTAAAAATTTGAAGGAATGGTTAACTAAGTCATGTAAAAgcaatttacaatttttatgatACATATTTATTCCTTAAATCGTAAAGGGAAACATGCATGTATATGAGTTGAAGCATTTGATTCGGTAATTTCATTGGTTTAGGAGAGGAAGCTAGAGGAAGCTATCCATATGTATCATTCATTGAGTcaacaaaaatataatgaataaaataaatttgaaaataaatttggcACAAGCCTTACTCAAGGTATCAAGAATgttacaaaattgaagaatttttgaagaaatattattttcaaattatagaGAATGATTGGAATATTTTGTTCCATCCTATTAAGGTTGTCCTCCTTCAATGTCGTGGAACACAAATCTTTAAAATGAGAATTTACCttgataataaaaagtaaacattTCATTAATACATAACAATCATGGCACGTTAGAAGAATATTCATCAAAGACTCTAAGATATTTTAGCCAATGATAGACGTGTTTTATTTCCTGTATTGTAAAAAGTTACAACTGAGAAATGTGTGTGCAAacaataaatttggtctcaatttggagagcgatgacattgtttaatttttaaaaaaaaattaagactaaattgaatacaaGATAATGACACTTGGCATTGACAATAACATAAGAAGTTCTTTGCCACATAGTGTCATGTATCATACCAAGAGATTTGACATATGGACAATAAcgaaattttgtaaaaaaaggtttaaaaaataactacGTACTGACACGTGATATGTCTCTAACGTTGTTTGTATAGCGAAAAGGACTTAAGtaagtcaattttttaaaattgaaacttaattacaaaaaatggagacttaaaatttttccaccaaaataacaaaagagaagttaaacttaaagtttaaattattatataaagctTGACGAAATTTACTTTTCAACGCATACCAaacctttttcttattttttcaaatcacatcaaactttttttttcaattttttttttcatctattagATGCGGTCACATgtgtattataaaaaatttatcaacaaaaactttattaaaaaataattttccttaaaATTTCAAAGGGACTATTGTCCCTTCTCGTATACGGATATAAAGTATTGAAAAAgcgttataaatatataaaccaaCTCAAACATGTGAATGGATTTGATGttaaagaataagaaaagaaaatgatgacAGTTCAAGAATTAATCATTAGATACAaataagaaaaagggaaaaaagaaattattcttGAACAAgtgagttttttctttttctttttttcttttttgtaaggTACCTACCTACTAGTTAACTACTGTGGCGTTTGTCCTTGGCACTTAATTATTAGTCACTAGCAAACAAGAAATCACCGAAGCTTTAATTGCATTATAGTATGCAAGAGATTCTTATGCAGGAAGCAAATTGAAATTGttaaacaaattttgtatttacttGCACCCAAATCAAGATATTAAGTTGTGATCGCGTCTCGTTTTCAAGTTAAGCCTTTTTCTGTGGCGAAATGTTATAGTTCAACTTGGCGGCTAGATGGATGCATTAAGGTCTACGAAGTAAACGCCTGAAATCAATGTTCGAACAGAAGCCTTATCTTCTTCAATATATTAATGCATGATGGTTCCTTTATAAAATGCAAATTGACGAAGACATTTCACCCGAAGAAACTGATGTTGAGAGATAGGAAGTGGGGAAGGgcgaggaaaaaaaaaacaaaattgtataaCCCAAAAAGAGAGTCAGGGAAAGACAGACATCACAGCTTTACATTAATGATCTGCTTTTAGAAACGCCCAAACAAACAAAATTCTATTAGAAGGTTCACATTTTCTCATCCAaagatattacaaattttattcgACCACTTACAGAACTTACATTTGAGTGACACCAAAGAAGGAATAGTCAAGAAGCCCAATTCAACGACAGTGCTTATTAATGGGCACACAGAATACAAAATAACAGCTAATAGGAAAGAGAAATATACAAAAGACAAGGACGTTGATTAGTAACAATGAACCCCAACAAATAGTTCACCACAACTACGAGATATGTCATCCATCACAATCTCAAACGATGCGGTTTTAGAGTCTTGTAAGTCACCGGCGCAGAGGTTGGAACAGTGGTTTCGGAACTGGGGTTTCCCCAGTGCGATTTACACGGCACTGTATAGAAAGAACTCGGATTCGGACACGTCTTCTTGGTCTTGTAAAAATGGTAGCATTCGTTGGGTGACCTTTGGTTTGGCAGCCCAGGGATGCAATTCTTTGAGACATCCAAAACCTTGGACTTGATCAAACTCCAGCAGGAGGGGCCAACCTCGTTGAAGTAATTGTCGGCCAAGGAGAGATTCCCATTGTTGCGGAGAGAAGGAATTTGACAAACATTGTCGGGAACACAGCCGTAGAATTTGTTTTGAGCCAAATTGAGATACTGAATGCTCTTCAAGCAGCCGAAGGAGAGAGGGATTGGGCCGGTGATAGAATTCTTACTCACATCAAAGACGACAGCTTTTTTAAGGTTTCCGATTTCAACAGGCAAGCAGCCGTCGAACTGGTTCCCGAGGAAGAGAACTTCGGTGAGGTTGGGTGCGAAACCGACGCTCTTGGGAATCGAGCCGGTGAGGTTGTTGTTGGCGAAAGTGAGGTAGCGGGCCGGCGTGGAGCCGAAGTTCTCGGGGAGGCACTGTGTGAAATGGTTGTTGTTGATGAAGATGACATCGAGATCCTTCTGGAAGAGTTGGTAGGGAATTGGGCCGGTGAGTTCGTTGAAGCGGAGGTCCAGGAAGACTAGCTGATTCGACGTAATCGCGTCGAGGGGAAACTGGCCTTTGACTTTGTTGTTACTGAGGTCGAGCTCGAAGAAGAAGGGGAATTTGATGACATCGGTGGGGACAGTGCCGGCGAAGCCATTGGAGTTGACGTGGAAGAATGTGAGCTCGGGTATTTGGTTCACGCCCAAGAGAGATGAGAGGGGCAAAGCGCACCCGTTTTTACCCGTCACTCTTGCTCCGTTTAAGTCCAATCCTGCAACTGCTTTCTGGTCCTCCTTTGGATACGTGGCGCATCGTATCCCCCTGAAGTCACACACGTAAGTGTTCTCGTTCCAGTTTTGCGTGTAACAGGTTGGGTCATCGATGAGGGTTTTGAAATTGAGAAGCACGCGACGTGCTCTTTCTAAACGGTTAAGCGGTTTGGGTGGTGGAGGGGGGCATGGAGTTTCAGGGGCAGGAGCAGGGGAACCTCCACCACCTATTATAGGCGAACCTCCACCTATTATAATTTCTAGTGTTTCTCTTTTCTCTGGTTCCCCTAATGCGTCGCTCTCGGATTTTGCTACCTCTTGTGCTACTACCCCTTCGGAAAAGTAAAGGTGAAGTAGGACTGAGCAGAGTagaaagaaggagaaaatgtttttggttgtttttcccATCTCGGTGATTGAGGGAGAAAGGAGGGTTTTGTAACTCCTTATATAGCGTGTTGCTGAAGATATTGGTAAGTCGGAGAAAAGTCAAGAGGCTTGAATTCGATGGAGGCCAAGATATTCTGCACTCTCGTGAGAAGCTGTTAGTCTTTCTTTATCTGAGAAGGACAATGATTTGTTCTGTTCTGCTGAGTCGTCAACTTGACACGTTCTCCACCTTTTTTAGCCAAATACTACCAAAACTAAAAGAAGAACAAGACAATCACCATAaactcaatttttattttccaaatatttctttttaggTTATGTTGTTTATATGggtttaaatatgtatttactaaaaaatataattgttggtttgtttttaaatatatattgtttttttttttaagaaatgtcTTTGCTATCATATTCTTATTACATAACATGCATTTAGATATTGGCCATGTTGGTTATTCCTCTATGATGACATTTTCTACGACATATTTAGATATAGGTTACCTTATTACCAAGTAGGGTTATGAATTATTCAAATGTTTGAGTTACAAAACCAGAAAACAATATTAGATCTCAATTATGTCAATGAATTCATACCATTATTCGTATAACATTACTCTCCCTTCTTCTCCTTTGCATCATATCAATCATCTTACCAAAGagttctcttctttttttttatgcattCTTCACTCTGTACTATTTCGTTTATTTAAGTTGGGCATGTTTGCATAGGgtgaatattaaataatattagacAAGAGTTATGTaagaattttttatcattatatttattaaaattattgtgtaagtaaaattgtattaaattcaTCAACACTATCACCGTCACTTGTAAGGCTATAATAGAATCATTTGCATCAAAATTCACATAGATCTTATAATAGTAAACGTGTCGTGTCATTTTCATAATGACAATGTTGATTGTTATgctttatattaatataaatgttatttatacataattttccTTCGTGAGTGTCTAACTTTGACAATTAAATTCATTGTCTGTCATTTTGtcttaattaaaatgttaaccACGCCTGAATATTAGAAATAGTGACAacatattttccttttcaatatatcaaaatctaaaaaatgtcACCTTTTAACTAATCATTAGGGACATGGTTAATTGGATGTTTTCATTTCGTCCCTATAAGTTATGATcattactaaaaatttaatttttaacgtCAGTTAAGTGTGAGGTTTAGTGACGATTTTAACcgttactatttttattttcgtcACTTAATCAACCGACGTAGAATTTAGTGCCACAAAAGTATTATAGTGTCAATTTAATATAACCGTcagcaaaattataatttttttaaagaaaatcatCTAATATTTAGCGGCGATTATAACCGCcagcaaaattataatttaaaaaaaatatctaaaatttagCGACAGTTATAACTGCtagcaaaattataattttattttaaaaaaaccatCTAATATTTAGCGGCAATTATAACCGCcaacaaaatcataataaaaaaaactatataatatttaatggcAGTTATAACTgccaacaaaattatattttttttaaaaaaaaatcatctaatATTTAGCGACAGTTACAACCGCcagcaaaattaatttaaaaaaaaatgttttggtaATCTGTTTTCCCATTCTGATCTATTCGTTTCCCAACTCAAAACTAGTTTTGCATGCCTCCATGAATTTCTTTCTTTCGTTTCTCCCTCTCTACTTCTTCCATACCAACTTGAAAGTGGTTTTGCATGCCTCCATCaattcctttctttcttttctcccTATTTGCTTCTTCCATACCAACTTGACTTCAATTAATCTTTGCCAACTGATAGTGAGAACAATGTCATAAACAAATCCATAACTTACAAGTTAGAAATCACTTTATCCTATTAGTTTTTGACTTTTCAAATAGAAGTAGTTAAGAAGAATAATTTGAGACACAATTCCTAGACAAAGCATCAGGATAAATTTCTTCAGCATTCTTCCAAAAGCTGACAACATCCAACATATCCAATTTTGCATGATGTTTAAATCTTATGCAATCAGaaattaattgaatattttgtaACACCCCCGGGTCCTCTTGGGCTTACCAGGCATCCCACCTGCCACCCTCAAACCGGTTGTGttaggtctgcagcccaatacaccccaacccatcacccttctccgtccattcatactgggtgggttgttgccagtgggaatcgaacccccaacctgacctttaacacctctggctcaccaacagatgctaccagttgtgctgcagctcaactggtagcatctgttggtgagccagaggtgttaaaggtcaggttgggggttcgattcccactggcaacaacccacccagtatgaatggacggagaagggtgatgggttggggtgtattgggctgcagacctaaCACAACCGGTTTGAGGGTGGCAGGTGGGATGCCTGGTAAACCCAAGAGGATCCGGGGGTGTTACAAATATGATCATCATCAAAGTTGGTAGACTTACATCTTTTAAAGGAAGCTCGTCTATGTTAGGGCTCATGTTCATCCTTGAATTAACTTGCTTCAGGTTTCATAGAAAGGAACTACAAAACTCAATTTGTTTGGGATACAAAATGAGATTACTAGTTAAGAAGGAAACATCATCAAGTGAAAAAACTAAAAGGTGATGGAAAGATGAAATTGATTATCTCATTTAAGATCAGTGCTTTACTAATTAcctgaacattaaaaataaataaataaataaataacaaattatgaAGGAAATATAGAAACATTAACCTTGCAATGGTCCAACAAAATACTATGAGTACCTTATTACACCTTGGAACTAAATCCTGCAGAATTTTTATTCTCCCACTGACTTTTAAATCCTAAAAAACCAAGTGGTGTTAAGTGGCATGCttgtgaacaaatatttaatataaataaaagaaagaaaaagagaatgtCTAATCGTAATATAGGAATAATTTTATTCACACTACATAAGCCAAAGTATACAATTTACTGCTTAGTATAATTGTTTGTTAGACACAttgataaatattatacaaagaaaaaaaattgcaatttatATACAACAACACCATTGGGTATTCTCTACTATTTATAATTTGCATCACTTAAGGAATTTTACCAAGCAATTTGAAATGAAGAGTGACCATTGACTCCCAACACACTGAAGATGAATATTCTTAACAGATTAAATACAATAGTATTTGCATATGTTTGAATCTCATCAAATAAATTAGATAATCTAATTTGTAATAACATTTTGGCATGTAAACTACACATAAACCAAACTAAATGAAAGTTATAAATGGTAAAGAagtgaaaaatttataatgcTTTATAGACCAATGACACTGATGCAGAATAGCCACATACAAACTATGGGAGCAAACAATTTGACTAAAGCATTTTCCATTGCCATATAAGATATGCTTAAAATCTAAGTCTAGCCATATCTtcaacaatatctaacaatccTCTGTGAACCTTTCACATCAAAGACATGGTTTGTGAATAATACCAATATTGCTTGATATTCTTGGAGTATCAAATATTGATGTAGAAAAGCTTAAGATTACAATAGATGCTatcaatatgaaaatttatttatcaacatAATTTAAGTTTCAATTAATGTCTAAATTCATCACTAAAACTTGACTATTATCAAAGTAATCCAATTAGATAAGCTTTTTTCCATAAACTGGAATAACCatagttgaaatttttgaacCTCAATTCTGCATCTGACAATATAACATCAAGCTTCTGGGGAAAAGTATCCATGTGCCTCAAATCGCCCACTCGGATGCCATTACGGTTAACCTTGTTGGAATAGTCATCCAATGCCTCTATTGGTTGTGTCGATGAAAGACTTAGATTGAAATTagatgaaaatgattatggaaaaagATAACTGAATACAAGAGAATAAAAGAGGAAAAGagaaatgaaacaaatataaatcGAAAATTGAAAGTGAAGGAGAACGAAAAACCTCAATGGCGTTCTTGAGCTTTGCCTTGAATCTAATACAAAAACACATAGTGATTGAAATTAGGGATTATGAAaacttcaaaagaaaatataatataaagagaaaaataacttacAGGAGCAAAAATCAACTTACTAAGAGGAGAAAAACACTTCGGAAAAGAAATTtgcatgagaagaagaagaagatttacAAACGGCTTCCATGGGAGAGAAGATGACTTCTAGAGAGAAAGAAGATACTTTCCTACAAAAAATAATGACCTAGGTAAAGAAGATATTAGCTATGTGAAATACTTTGCAACAAAAACGAGCCAATAAACTGATTTAGGCACCGAATACTCTTGCTACagtataaacatttaaaatatcttgtCGGTTGTGAACTgactataaatttatataattttttattttcttttaacttagTGGCATTTCAATTAAACTACCACTAAATAAGTGACtcaaaaaactattttttctgtAGTAAATGTATTGTACTCGTATTAAGGTACTTTAAATTCTTCAAGTCAAGTAATCGAATGGTTAAGCATTTTGCAAGAGACGTTTTTATGCTTAAGTAAATGGTAAGACAAAATATGCGTATCCATTTTTTtaggagaaaaata contains:
- the LOC114178429 gene encoding uncharacterized protein At4g06744-like; translation: MGKTTKNIFSFFLLCSVLLHLYFSEGVVAQEVAKSESDALGEPEKRETLEIIIGGGSPIIGGGGSPAPAPETPCPPPPPKPLNRLERARRVLLNFKTLIDDPTCYTQNWNENTYVCDFRGIRCATYPKEDQKAVAGLDLNGARVTGKNGCALPLSSLLGVNQIPELTFFHVNSNGFAGTVPTDVIKFPFFFELDLSNNKVKGQFPLDAITSNQLVFLDLRFNELTGPIPYQLFQKDLDVIFINNNHFTQCLPENFGSTPARYLTFANNNLTGSIPKSVGFAPNLTEVLFLGNQFDGCLPVEIGNLKKAVVFDVSKNSITGPIPLSFGCLKSIQYLNLAQNKFYGCVPDNVCQIPSLRNNGNLSLADNYFNEVGPSCWSLIKSKVLDVSKNCIPGLPNQRSPNECYHFYKTKKTCPNPSSFYTVPCKSHWGNPSSETTVPTSAPVTYKTLKPHRLRL